One Nocardioidaceae bacterium SCSIO 66511 genomic window carries:
- a CDS encoding exo-alpha-sialidase: MAADGAIMLVGTRKGLWLGRSDAARTNWTWDDPHFLMSEVASCAIDTRTDPPRLLVGSMSWHWGPQVLYSDDLGKTWQGQEASAVAFPEDTGSALERVWQLTPGPADQPGTTYAGTEPSALFRSVDGGKSFELVRGLWDHPHRPTWHPGGGGQAIHTVLPHPTDPAQVTVAMSTGGVYRTADGGGSWAPANKGIVADFYPEDQQPEYGQCVHKVARHSSVPDRLYAQNHGGVYRSDDGGEQWNSIADGLSSDFGFPVVVHPREPDTIYVFPVVSPEERFPPHGHARVWRSHDAGDTWEELGRGLPDEFYSAVMRDAMCVDTGSPAGVYFGSRDGSVYASNDDGDTWFAAAEHLPDVLSVRAAVY; the protein is encoded by the coding sequence ATGGCCGCCGACGGCGCGATCATGCTCGTCGGCACCCGCAAGGGGCTGTGGCTCGGACGTTCCGACGCCGCGCGTACGAACTGGACGTGGGACGACCCGCACTTCCTGATGTCCGAGGTCGCGTCCTGTGCGATCGACACGCGTACGGATCCTCCGCGGCTGCTCGTCGGCTCGATGAGCTGGCACTGGGGGCCGCAAGTGCTCTACTCCGACGACCTCGGCAAGACATGGCAGGGTCAGGAGGCGAGCGCGGTCGCCTTCCCCGAAGACACCGGCTCGGCGCTCGAGCGTGTCTGGCAGCTCACGCCCGGGCCGGCCGACCAGCCCGGCACGACGTACGCCGGCACGGAGCCCTCGGCGCTCTTCCGCTCGGTCGACGGAGGCAAGAGCTTCGAGCTCGTACGCGGCCTGTGGGACCACCCGCATCGGCCGACGTGGCATCCGGGCGGTGGAGGCCAGGCGATCCACACGGTGCTTCCGCATCCGACCGACCCTGCGCAGGTGACCGTCGCGATGTCGACCGGCGGCGTCTATCGCACAGCCGACGGCGGCGGATCCTGGGCGCCGGCCAACAAGGGCATCGTCGCGGACTTCTATCCCGAGGACCAGCAGCCCGAGTATGGCCAGTGCGTGCACAAGGTGGCACGGCACTCTTCGGTGCCGGATCGTCTGTACGCCCAGAACCACGGTGGCGTCTACCGATCCGACGACGGCGGCGAGCAATGGAACTCGATCGCCGACGGGCTCTCCAGCGACTTCGGGTTCCCGGTCGTGGTGCATCCCCGCGAACCCGACACGATCTACGTCTTCCCGGTCGTCAGCCCCGAAGAGCGGTTCCCGCCGCACGGGCACGCCCGGGTGTGGCGCTCGCACGACGCGGGCGACACGTGGGAGGAGCTCGGCCGCGGATTACCCGATGAGTTCTATTCGGCCGTGATGCGCGACGCGATGTGTGTCGACACCGGAAGTCCCGCGGGGGTGTACTTCGGGAGTCGCGACGGTTCGGTGTACGCGAGCAACGACGACGGTGACACCTGGTTCGCTGCGGCCGAGCACCTGCCCGACGTTCTGTCCGTACGCGCCGCGGTCTATTGA